One Pongo pygmaeus isolate AG05252 chromosome 10, NHGRI_mPonPyg2-v2.0_pri, whole genome shotgun sequence genomic window carries:
- the SPSB2 gene encoding SPRY domain-containing SOCS box protein 2 isoform X2: protein MGQTALARGSSSTPTPQALYPDLSCPEGLEELLSAPPPDLGAQRRHGWNPKDCSENIEVKEGGLYFERRPVAQSTDGARGKKGYSRGLHAWEISWPLEQRGTHAVVGVATALAPLQTDHYAALLGSNSESWGWDIGRGKLYHQSKGPGAPQYPAGTQGEQLEVPERLLVVLDMEEGTLGYAIGGTYLGPAFRGLKGRTLYPAVSAVWGQCQVRIRYLGERRAEPHSLLHLSRLCVRHTLGDTRLSQVSALPLPPAMKRYLLYQ, encoded by the exons ATGGGCCAGACAGCCCTGGCGAGGGGCAGCAgcagcacccccaccccacaggcCTTGTACCCTGACCTCTCCTGTCCCGAGGGCTTGGAAGAGCTGCTGTCTGCACCCCCTCCTGACCTGGGGGCCCAACGGCGCCACGGTTGGAACCCCAAAGACTGTTCAGAGAACATCGAGGTCAAGGAAGGAGGGTTGTACTTTGAGCGGCGGCCCGTGGCCCAGAGCACTGATGGGGCCCGGGGTAAGAAGGGCTATTCAAGGGGCCTGCACGCCTGGGAGATCAGCTGGCCCCTAGAGCAGAGGGGCACGCATGCCGTGGTGGGCGTGGCCACGGCCCTCGCCCCGCTGCAGACTGACCACTACGCGGCGCTGCTGGGCAGCAACAGCGAGTCGTGGGGCTGGGACATCGGGCGGGGGAAGCTGTACCATCAGAGCAAGGGGCCCGGAGCCCCCCAGTATCCAGCGGGAACTCAGGGTGAGCAGCTGGAGGTGCCAGAGAGGCTGCTGGTGGTTCTGGACATGGAGGAGGGAACTCTGGGCTACGCTATTGGGGGCACCTACCTGGGGCCCGCATTCCGCGGACTGAAGGGCAGGACCCTCTATCCGGCAGTAAGCGCTGTCTGGGGCCAGTGCCAGGTCCGCATCCGCTACCTGGGCGAAAGGAGAG cgGAGCCACACTCCCTTCTACACCTGAGCCGCCTGTGTGTTCGCCACACCCTGGGGGATACCCGGCTCAGCCAGGTATCTGCCCTGCCCTTGCCCCCTGCCATGAAGCGCTACCTGCTCTACCAGTGA
- the SPSB2 gene encoding SPRY domain-containing SOCS box protein 2 isoform X1: MGQTALARGSSSTPTPQALYPDLSCPEGLEELLSAPPPDLGAQRRHGWNPKDCSENIEVKEGGLYFERRPVAQSTDGARGKKGYSRGLHAWEISWPLEQRGTHAVVGVATALAPLQTDHYAALLGSNSESWGWDIGRGKLYHQSKGPGAPQYPAGTQGEQLEVPERLLVVLDMEEGTLGYAIGGTYLGPAFRGLKGRTLYPAVSAVWGQCQVRIRYLGERRGEAWGRRGENFLSLVAAVWDGNSSDKSRGDGPSSSLPQPLFSAGKG, from the coding sequence ATGGGCCAGACAGCCCTGGCGAGGGGCAGCAgcagcacccccaccccacaggcCTTGTACCCTGACCTCTCCTGTCCCGAGGGCTTGGAAGAGCTGCTGTCTGCACCCCCTCCTGACCTGGGGGCCCAACGGCGCCACGGTTGGAACCCCAAAGACTGTTCAGAGAACATCGAGGTCAAGGAAGGAGGGTTGTACTTTGAGCGGCGGCCCGTGGCCCAGAGCACTGATGGGGCCCGGGGTAAGAAGGGCTATTCAAGGGGCCTGCACGCCTGGGAGATCAGCTGGCCCCTAGAGCAGAGGGGCACGCATGCCGTGGTGGGCGTGGCCACGGCCCTCGCCCCGCTGCAGACTGACCACTACGCGGCGCTGCTGGGCAGCAACAGCGAGTCGTGGGGCTGGGACATCGGGCGGGGGAAGCTGTACCATCAGAGCAAGGGGCCCGGAGCCCCCCAGTATCCAGCGGGAACTCAGGGTGAGCAGCTGGAGGTGCCAGAGAGGCTGCTGGTGGTTCTGGACATGGAGGAGGGAACTCTGGGCTACGCTATTGGGGGCACCTACCTGGGGCCCGCATTCCGCGGACTGAAGGGCAGGACCCTCTATCCGGCAGTAAGCGCTGTCTGGGGCCAGTGCCAGGTCCGCATCCGCTACCTGGGCGAAAGGAGAGGTGAGGCCTGGGGCAGACGTGGGGAGAACTTTCTGTCCCTGGTGGCAGCGGTTTGGGATGGAAACTCTTCCGACAAGAGCAGAGGGGATGGACCTTCATCcagcctgcctcaacctctgttCAGTGCTGGGAAAGGCTAG